In Sphingobium sp. Cam5-1, the sequence CAGAAATGGACGACAGTTGCGTCTTCCCCGATGGGAGTGAGGTCGATCAGTTCATTTTCCAGCGTCGAATCCCGGTAGATTGTCGCATGAACGGTGCGGTGAAGTTCGATGATGTCGCCCACGCCGCGCACATAGCGGCCAAATCGGTTCACAAAGGTCGCATCTGCATGAAAGAGCGCACCAAGGGCCTCGACATCGTGGTTGTTCCAGGCCGTCTCGAATGCCTTCGGCATGTCCTGAGGTTGTATGGGATCACCTTTTTCACCCATGAGTCCATCAATCATGCTGCGCTGGAACAGTCCGTCTGCGCAGACGTGTCGCAGTCCACATCCCGAGAGGGAAAGCTTGGATCATACAGTGTGATGTCCTGCGATTCTTCGTAACGATGCGCCTTTGGCATATCATTTTGCGCCCCCCTTCGCTCCGACAAAACGGGCACGCCCCATCTCTGCAGCGCGATTTGCGCTGCGTGCCTTCAGGAGATCCTGGCGCGACAGGATGCCAAGAACCCGCCTTGTCCCAGCTTCTATGATCGGAATACGCCCCACGCCGGACTCGACAATAAGGTCAGCGACAACCCCGCTTGGTGTGTCGGGATAAGCGACCGGCTGCGCCGCGTCCGAGGTGGCGTCGACCAATGGCGTTTGATCCTTTTCCCTGTCGATTTGCCAGCGCAGTGCATCCGAACGCGACACAAGGCCGAGCAGGCGCCCCTGTGCATCTGTGACGGGATAGCTACGATGGACAGCATCGTTCGAGAAAAACGAAACCGCAGCCTCCACGGTCATGTTGCCGGGCAATGTGGCCGGGTCGGGGGTCATGATCTGGCTCGCCTGGAGCAGATCAAGGGGATCGACGGTATACTCCTGCAGAATATGGCGCCCGCGTCGTGCGATCTTCTCCGTGAGGATCGAACGGCGCATCAGCAAAACGCTGATGGCATAGGCAGTTCCTGCCGCAGCGATGGTATAGGGTATCGCATCAAAATGGCCTGTGAGCTCAACAGCGAAGATTGCGCCCGTCATCGGCGCGCGCATGGCGCCACTCATGATCCCGCCCATGCCGATCATGGCCCAGAAACCCGGATCGCCCGGAAGAAATTGCCCCAGCAAGAATCCGGCGGCGCCGCCAAGGATGAGGAGAGGCGCAAGTACGCCGCCCGACGTTCCCGATCCGAGGGCAACCAGCCAGACGATCGCCTTGACAACGAGAAGTGCCGCGACAACTTTCAGGGGCAAGGACGCATTGAGGAGAGCCTCGATACTGGCATATCCCGCGCCAAGAACATGCGCGTCGATCAGTCCGCCCAGGCCCACGAAGATCGCGCCTATGGCGGGCCACCACATCCAGTGGAATGGCAGGCGATGAAAAAGATCCTCGATGCGGTAGAGCGACGTCGACAATATGGCGGCTTCAAGACCGACAACAAGGCCCACTCCGACCGACCCGAGCAACGCCCAGCTATCGCCCGGCAGTAGCGTTTCCATCGGGAACATCGGGCCTGACCCGATGAGCAATGGGCGCCATGCGTACGAAACAAGCGCACCGACCACCACAGGCACGAAGCTGCGCGGCTTCCATTCGAAAAGCAAGACTTCAACCGCAAGGAGGATCGCCGCGAGGGGCGTTCCGAAAATGGCGGTCATGCCCGCTGCCGCCCCTGCTACGAGCAAAGTTTTGCGCTCAGCGGCGCTGAGATGGAAGCATTGCGCGAACAGGGAGCCGATCGCGCCGCCGGTCATGATAATCGGCCCTTCCGCGCCGAACGGTCCACCGCTACCGATCGAAATGGCCGATGACAGCGGCTTGAGAATGGCCACTTTCAGGGAGAGGCGGCTTTCACCAAAGAGGATCGTTTCGATGGCTTCAGGAATACCATGTCCACGGATCTTCTCGGATCCAAAGCGCGCCATCAGGCCGACGATGAGGCTGCCCACCACCGGTATGATGATCACCATGGCTCCAACTGACGCGTCGGTGATAGCCGCGTGATCGGCAGACAGCCGACCAAACCAGAACAGGTTGGTAGCAATGGCGATCAGCTTCACGAGCACCCAGGCGCCGATTGCGCCTCCCGATCCAACGACAGTCGCCATGCTGGCGAGCATGATCATGCGGCGATCGGCACTATGATCGGCGAGTTGGTGAGTCTCGGCAGCGCGTGGAGGTGTAAAGGACATGAATTAGGTTTATCCTGGGAAGACGACGCACCACCCGTTATATCGTGTCACGATACACTTCAACCGATGAGGCAAAGGATTGAAAAAGAATCAAGCCCTGGCAGACGCCGACTATGTCGCGCTGGCCTCCTTTCGACACGTCATCCGTCGCTTCCAGGCATTCAGCCAGCAAAAGGCGGTGGAGGTGGGATTAACCCCTCAGCAGCATCAGGCGCTCCTGGCGATCCGGGGCTGCACCGCGGCTGAAGCGACGGTGGGCCATGTGGCTGAATGCCTGGTCCTCAAACCACACAGCGCCACCGGGCTGGTTAATCGGCTCGAGGCGCTGCAGCTGATCACACGCGAGGCGTCGGACCAGGACCGCAGACGTGCGCTCCTACGTTTGACGCCCAAGGCGTTTGCGATGCTCGATGCGCTCTCCGCAGCACATCGCGAGGAGATTCGACGTATTCGGCCTTTGTTCGCCGACGTATTCTCTCAACTCAGTTGAGCAGTGAGGCAGAGTTATGCCCGTCAATCGAGAATGGTTCGTTCGAGCCAGGCGATCAACCCTCCACTTGTCCAATTCCGGTGCGTCACACAGAAATCAGCATCCTCAGAAGAAGCATTTGCGGTTCCGTACGGATTGATGGCGAGCACCGCATCCCGCCGCCTGAAAGCTCGGCTCCTGATGGTCAGGGAGAGATGGGTGACGTCCGTATGTGCGAACGGTCGAATACGCGTGATTGTGCATTCCGCGCCGTGAACATCGAGCGCGCATTGGAGATGCTCAAGGGCTTTGAGCACATCCCGATCGAGTTCTGAGCGAACTGGCAGAAGACGCCCTACCTTGTATATCGGCACGGCGTCGACTGCGGCAACCTCAGCGCGACCGTCCGGCGTAAGTTCGCAGGCGAGCAAAACGAGATAGGGGCCGCCAATATTCGCCGGCAGCGATATCTCTTGGCCAACACGAATAGGCATCGTCCGCGGACTGTAAAGTACGCCCGAACGGATCTCATCTGCATGAAGAGCAACGAAGCCTTGTACCGCGCAGCCTTTGCGCGCGCTTTCAAGGAGCCTTCGGGCAACGTCTCCATTCCTTAATGCCGAGCCGAAAGTCCAGAAATGATGGGAAAGAGGGACGTCTGCGGCCACATGATAGGCAGAGGTTGCGTTCCGTAACGCGGCGAAGGCATCAGCAACACTGGGGCTATCGGGCGCGACCCCGGGCGGAGGGAGGATGTTGAAACTCGCGGCCTCGACCAGTTCCTCCATCAAGAAACGGAGCTGTCCATCGCCGGTGAGTGTAGCCTCGCCGTCGATCGGCGGCAGGTTTTCGACGGGTAGAACCTTGAATAACGGAACTGAGCGCAACCGGATGACACGAGCTCCTTGCAAGGAAGGCGCTTGGACCCATGGGACCCCCAAAGCGCCGGGTGTCGCCTAGCCGTTGAGTTTGTCTTTGACCGCCTTCGCGGGGGAGAAGGTAAGTTTCTTCGAGGCGGCGATTTTTATGGTCTCGCCGGTCGCTGGATTTCGGCCTTCACGGGCGGATAGCTCCTTCACCTTGAATTTTCCAAAGCCGCCAAGGCTCACTTCCTCGCCTCTGACAGAGGCTGCGACAATCGCGGCGAACACGATATCCACCGTCTTGCGGGCATCGGCTTTTGTGGAACCGGTTTCGCTGGCGAGAAGGTCTGCAAGATCACCGTTCGTCATACTGTACCTCTTCTGATGTTCAGGGGCGATCTTGCATAACCTGTCCCGGTCGCAAGCGCCATGGCGATGGTTCTGTTGCCGCCTGTGTCACTTTACCAGAATACCAATGGTAAAGTGACACAGGCGGCAAAATCGTTCTCCGGTGGGGTGAAGAGCATTTACCGGATTCCCAAGAGTCTCGCTTTGTGCTTGATTCGTTCTATGATGCAGCAGGATCTCTTTTCATCCGAACCCGTCTCTCCCGTGGGGAGGGCCGGCCTGCCCGATCTGGTCCGTACCATTGCGGAACATTCCACACGACCGCGCTATACCTTCATGGTGCTCGACCTCATTGCGCGGGTTGCCCGCGCGAACGGGCAGGCGGGTCCGCTGATTTGCGAAGGCACCGCCCTGATACCGATCCGGGAATGGCTCGCGGCCACCATTGCTCCCAGTGCAGCGCGTCATCACCAGCGGCGAACTACCAGGGAAAAAGTCCGCGCTGCCCTTGCGGCCAGCGGCCAGCTGCCAACCGACCCTATTGAGGCTGACCAAATGATTGACGCTCACGTCAGCGAACGGATCAGGGAAACGAGTTTAACGGCGATCAGCCGTGCCGTCTCCGAACTGGTACGCGCCGGTCTCATCAAGCGCCATTATCAGGGATACCGGGTCGATCATGAAAACCGCGGCGCGCAGCGTCACGCGGTTTACACCGTGACAGACGACGTTCGAACGGCTCTCCATCCCGGCATCATCGGCAGCGTATCATCGAATGTCATTCCGCGGTCCCGGACGGCAGCTTCATGACCGCCCGCGAACAAATCATAGGCGCGTTGCTGCGGGAATGCCGCTCCATCACTGGA encodes:
- a CDS encoding MarR family winged helix-turn-helix transcriptional regulator — translated: MKKNQALADADYVALASFRHVIRRFQAFSQQKAVEVGLTPQQHQALLAIRGCTAAEATVGHVAECLVLKPHSATGLVNRLEALQLITREASDQDRRRALLRLTPKAFAMLDALSAAHREEIRRIRPLFADVFSQLS
- a CDS encoding chloride channel protein, whose translation is MSFTPPRAAETHQLADHSADRRMIMLASMATVVGSGGAIGAWVLVKLIAIATNLFWFGRLSADHAAITDASVGAMVIIIPVVGSLIVGLMARFGSEKIRGHGIPEAIETILFGESRLSLKVAILKPLSSAISIGSGGPFGAEGPIIMTGGAIGSLFAQCFHLSAAERKTLLVAGAAAGMTAIFGTPLAAILLAVEVLLFEWKPRSFVPVVVGALVSYAWRPLLIGSGPMFPMETLLPGDSWALLGSVGVGLVVGLEAAILSTSLYRIEDLFHRLPFHWMWWPAIGAIFVGLGGLIDAHVLGAGYASIEALLNASLPLKVVAALLVVKAIVWLVALGSGTSGGVLAPLLILGGAAGFLLGQFLPGDPGFWAMIGMGGIMSGAMRAPMTGAIFAVELTGHFDAIPYTIAAAGTAYAISVLLMRRSILTEKIARRGRHILQEYTVDPLDLLQASQIMTPDPATLPGNMTVEAAVSFFSNDAVHRSYPVTDAQGRLLGLVSRSDALRWQIDREKDQTPLVDATSDAAQPVAYPDTPSGVVADLIVESGVGRIPIIEAGTRRVLGILSRQDLLKARSANRAAEMGRARFVGAKGGAK
- a CDS encoding HU family DNA-binding protein, coding for MTNGDLADLLASETGSTKADARKTVDIVFAAIVAASVRGEEVSLGGFGKFKVKELSAREGRNPATGETIKIAASKKLTFSPAKAVKDKLNG
- a CDS encoding SgcJ/EcaC family oxidoreductase, with the translated sequence MIDGLMGEKGDPIQPQDMPKAFETAWNNHDVEALGALFHADATFVNRFGRYVRGVGDIIELHRTVHATIYRDSTLENELIDLTPIGEDATVVHFWSRLAAGTAHPAGPHVVDTLILAVLARQDMMWRIQALENVALTDPRSGEAVLRY